The Chloroflexota bacterium DNA segment GGGTGGTTTGGTTGCTCAAAAAGGTTAACTGCGGCAGCCTCTTCTATTACCTGACCGGCGTACATCACGTACACTCTATCACATAGCTCAGCTACAATTCCCAAGTCATGGGTGATCAACAATAGCGCCAATGATAACTCCACTCTAAGCTTGCAGAGTAGGGCCAGGATCTGAGCTTGCAAAGTTACGTCTAACGCGGTCGTAGGTTCATCAGCAATCAATAGTTTGGGTTGACAGGCCAACGCGATGGCGATCAGGACACGCTGACGCATGCCCCCGCTGAGTTCATGTGGATATCTGCGGCGAAAATCTGCGTCGGCCGGTAGCCCTACTCTTTCGAGTGCCTGACCCACTTGGTTGTCAACGCCAACAGCGCCCTGGTGCAACCACACAGCCTCAGCAATCTGATCCCCAATGCACATGGTCGGGTTCAGGTACGTGAAGGGATCCTGGAACACCATAGCGATCTCGGCCCCTCGGACCTGCTCCATCTTGGCATTGCTAAGTGCAAGCAGATCCTTCCCACCAAACAGCACCTGACCGCCTATGATCCTAGCTGGCGGCTCGGGTAACAGCCGAAGAACTGAGCGTGCAGTCATCGTCTTTCCACAGCCCGATTCTCCCACCAGGCCCACACTTTCTCCGGGAAACACCGTTAGATCGACGCCGTCCACGGCGTGAACAATGCCCCGAGACATGTATAGCCAGGTCTTTAGCCCCCGCAGTTCCAACAGGGGTTGTTGGGTATGTGTCCCAGGTCTCATCAACGTTCCTTTAATTCGGGATTCAGCAAATCATTGAGCCCATCTCCGACAAGGTTGAAAGCCAGCACATTGATAAAGATAGCGGTACCGGGAAACACAGACATCCACCAGGCACTGCGGAGGAAGGGCTGCGCCCGGTTGAGCATCTCGCCCCAGCTAGGCATACGCGGGTCCCCAAGACCAAAAAAGCTCAAATTCGCCTCCAACAAGATCGCCAGGGCGATGTCCAGCGTCCCTTGAACAATGGCAGGGGGTAGCGCATTTGGCAGAATCTCTGAAATGATGATATGCCGGTCTCCAAATCCGATCGCTCGTGCTGATTCAACGAACTCGCGCTCTTTGAGCGCCAGGAACTGGGCTCGGACGATTCGGGCTGTTGCGGGCCAGCTCAACAATCCGATGACTGCAATCGTCTTCTCAAGACCACCGCCTAGCATGGCCACAACCAAGAGCGCCAGGAAGAAGCGTGGCATGATCTGGAAAAACTCGGAGATGCGCATCAACAGGCTGTCGAGGGACCCACCATAGTAGCCCGCCAGGCTGCCAATCAAAAGACCGACGGAGAAGGAGGTGAATGCGGCTAGCAGACCAACGGTCAAGGAAACCCTGCTTCCATACAGCACCCCGCTGAAGACGTCCTTACCGACATTATCAGTTCCCATTGGGTGCACTAAGGTGGGGGAAAGCAGCCGCTCACGGCTAATGGCCAGCGGATCATAGCCTGTCAGCAGCGGGGCGGACATGGCCAGCAGCACAGTGAGCACCGCCACACACAGCCCAAACACGGCCAGTTTACCCTTACTGAAACGTCGCCACCCATCTAGAAGCCCTTGCCAGCGCTGCATCGTCTGACTAATTGAAGGCTGCATCACCAGGGGATGTTGCCCTGTCATACCGACTAACCTCCCTTCACCTGGGTCCGACGGATTCGGGGATCCAACCAGCTGTAGGCTAGGTCAGTGAGCAGGTTTGCTAGAATGGCCATGCTGGCAACTGTGAGGAAGATGCCCAAGATAACCGGAGTATCACGCGTTGCCATCGAGTCATACAAAAGCCGTCCCAAGCCCGGCCAGGCGAACACCGTTTCTACCAGCGCTGAGCCAGCTAAGACATATCCAAAATTGTATCCAATGGATGTGATCACTGGCAGAAGAGCATTGCGCAGGGCATGCACATAGAGGATGCGACCAATGGGCACACCCTTTGCTTTGGCAGTCACGATGTAGTCACTGCCCAAAACCTCCAACATACTAGCTCGCGTCAGGCGCGCGTTAGAAACCAAGTAGCGCACACTCAGAGCGACGGCGGGCAAAATGAGGTGCCGACCGATGTCAACTAGAGCGCCCAAGCTGTCGTATTGCTCTCGGGCCGAGGTCATCCCCTGGGCTGGCAACCAGCCAAACTGGACGGCGAAGAGTAGAATGAGCATCTGGCCAAGCCAGAACACGGGGATTGAGAAGCCCAAGATCGAGCCCGATGTAACCAGAGTATCCTGCCAAGTACGAGGATGCCTTGCTGCGCTCACACCCAGTAGCACGCCGAGCACAGCGGCAAACGTGAGCGCGGATAAGGTGAGTATGAGCGTGTTTGCCGCACGTTCGAGAATCAGGTCTTTGACCAGTCGCCGATTTGCGAAGGAGAATCCCAGATTGCCCCGCGCGACATTGCTAGTATAGTCGACGAGCTGGCGCCACACCGGCTGATCGAGGCCGAACTCTTTGCGCACGCGTTCCACGTACTCTGGAGGCGCCGGGAAGTTGCCCACCAGCGCCTGTACCGGGTCGCCCGGCGCAAGGTGGATGATCAGAAAATTGACCACCACCACTGCCAGCAATAGGGGGACAGCTTCGATCAGCCGGCGCAAGATGAATCTTGTCATACCGTCTATCACTCTTCCTGTTCGGCGAGCAGGCTGATCAGGCCTGCACTTGAGGCGTGTCGATCAAGATTCCAAACGAGGTCCTGCAGTCGCTCCGTGCGTTCTCGGTGGACTCTCATTCCGGCCAGGGATAGAAATTTTGTCTCGAGCTCCTCATCGGACATCGGATTACTAAGTTCACCTTTGGCATGTTCTACAGTGGCTGAGAACACACGACCATCGATGAGATAGACTTCCACCGTCGGCTGGCTGTCCAACGGCCGAGCGGACTCAGCAACGACAGCCACTCGCGAGGCTAGGTCCCGAATAGTGGAGTCGTCAAGATATGGTGCCTGGAAATGTTCGAGGTCTGCCCTTCCCACGCTGAGCGCCATGGCCACGCTGTATGGCAGGCTCATCTGGGCATCAAGGACATTCTTAACATCCTGCTTGCCCACTTGCCGGGCGGTCTGCTCAGAAGAGTGGATCACAACATGACGAATTTGGGAGACACTCAGATTATGGAGCTGACGAAGCTGCAAGACCGCGTCTAGGGAGCTGTGGCATGCTCGACAGCAGGCGTAGGGTTTAAAGCCACTGCGGAGGATGAGAAATTCCTTACCAAGGTCACATAATAGGGCATCCGGCATTGCCCGTTCGCCCCCGTACAGGCTGGTAAAGCTACCCCAATCGTTTTCAAAGATGTGGCTTGGGCCAGTCAGGCCCTCTCGGGCCAGGTAAGCGGCGACTATTCCGGCCTCAGCGGCCTTACCAGCGTGCAAGCGCTTGCTCATTGCGCCATCAGCGATGAATGACCAGATGCCACCTGTGTAAGAGCCGGCCAACCCCAGAGCATGTGCGGTCTGCTCGAGAGAGAGGCCCAAGATGCGCGAGGCACCCGCTGCTGCACCAAACACGCCGCAGGTCCCTGTGCTGTGCCAGCCTACCGCGTTGTGAGCTGCGTAACCGCCCACCAGGTCGACCACACGTGCAGCAGCCTCGTATCCCGCAACGATCGCCACAAGAAGGTCGAGCCCAGTAGGGTGCGACAGCTCGGCGGCTGCTAGCACCGCTGGAATGACAACCGCGCCGGAATGCCCACAACCGCCAAAGTCATCGATTTCGCGAGCGTGGACAGCGGTGCCATTGACCAAGGCCGCGTGAGGCGCCGCCAGACGTTCGGGCCGTCCCCAGACGGTAACCGCTCCATTGCCTTGCCAGGATTGTGCCGCACGGACAAGGGCTTCGACCTCGGGCGTAGAGCAGCCCGCCAGCCCGGCGCCGAGGGCGTCGAGGAGGACTCGTTTCGCCGCGTGCAAGACCGCAGCAGGGATATTATCCGGGCTTAGCCCGCACAGAGCGGCCGCAAGTTGTTGAGAAAGAGTCAATCCTGCCATCGGTCACCCTGAGTATTTGGATCATGCGAGCAGACGATCAATGGCCTGCTCCAGTGCCATAGCGCCACGCTTGACCTGTTCGCGAGCGGCCACGAGCTTACGACTATCCTCAGACAGTGCCGCCTCGTACTCGGACAGGCGCTGCCCCGCTTCCCGCGGCGCGGGTCCACCGTAAAGGGTCCGGCGATTGACGAAGGCTGTTGGGTCAAGCGCATCGCGCAGTACCTCGACGCTCAATCCAACCGGCTGTCCCATATACTCGATGGCTGCCT contains these protein-coding regions:
- a CDS encoding ABC transporter ATP-binding protein; protein product: MRPGTHTQQPLLELRGLKTWLYMSRGIVHAVDGVDLTVFPGESVGLVGESGCGKTMTARSVLRLLPEPPARIIGGQVLFGGKDLLALSNAKMEQVRGAEIAMVFQDPFTYLNPTMCIGDQIAEAVWLHQGAVGVDNQVGQALERVGLPADADFRRRYPHELSGGMRQRVLIAIALACQPKLLIADEPTTALDVTLQAQILALLCKLRVELSLALLLITHDLGIVAELCDRVYVMYAGQVIEEAAAVNLFEQPNHPYTQGLLAGALSIEEFRPVLKTIPGTVPDLVDPDPGCRFCPRCAQAFGDCMEDPPLITLGAGSVVRCWLYATAGSRKVAVDR
- a CDS encoding ABC transporter permease, producing MTGQHPLVMQPSISQTMQRWQGLLDGWRRFSKGKLAVFGLCVAVLTVLLAMSAPLLTGYDPLAISRERLLSPTLVHPMGTDNVGKDVFSGVLYGSRVSLTVGLLAAFTSFSVGLLIGSLAGYYGGSLDSLLMRISEFFQIMPRFFLALLVVAMLGGGLEKTIAVIGLLSWPATARIVRAQFLALKEREFVESARAIGFGDRHIIISEILPNALPPAIVQGTLDIALAILLEANLSFFGLGDPRMPSWGEMLNRAQPFLRSAWWMSVFPGTAIFINVLAFNLVGDGLNDLLNPELKER
- a CDS encoding ABC transporter permease, giving the protein MTRFILRRLIEAVPLLLAVVVVNFLIIHLAPGDPVQALVGNFPAPPEYVERVRKEFGLDQPVWRQLVDYTSNVARGNLGFSFANRRLVKDLILERAANTLILTLSALTFAAVLGVLLGVSAARHPRTWQDTLVTSGSILGFSIPVFWLGQMLILLFAVQFGWLPAQGMTSAREQYDSLGALVDIGRHLILPAVALSVRYLVSNARLTRASMLEVLGSDYIVTAKAKGVPIGRILYVHALRNALLPVITSIGYNFGYVLAGSALVETVFAWPGLGRLLYDSMATRDTPVILGIFLTVASMAILANLLTDLAYSWLDPRIRRTQVKGG
- a CDS encoding MmgE/PrpD family protein, which gives rise to MAGLTLSQQLAAALCGLSPDNIPAAVLHAAKRVLLDALGAGLAGCSTPEVEALVRAAQSWQGNGAVTVWGRPERLAAPHAALVNGTAVHAREIDDFGGCGHSGAVVIPAVLAAAELSHPTGLDLLVAIVAGYEAAARVVDLVGGYAAHNAVGWHSTGTCGVFGAAAGASRILGLSLEQTAHALGLAGSYTGGIWSFIADGAMSKRLHAGKAAEAGIVAAYLAREGLTGPSHIFENDWGSFTSLYGGERAMPDALLCDLGKEFLILRSGFKPYACCRACHSSLDAVLQLRQLHNLSVSQIRHVVIHSSEQTARQVGKQDVKNVLDAQMSLPYSVAMALSVGRADLEHFQAPYLDDSTIRDLASRVAVVAESARPLDSQPTVEVYLIDGRVFSATVEHAKGELSNPMSDEELETKFLSLAGMRVHRERTERLQDLVWNLDRHASSAGLISLLAEQEE